The following coding sequences are from one Musa acuminata AAA Group cultivar baxijiao chromosome BXJ1-6, Cavendish_Baxijiao_AAA, whole genome shotgun sequence window:
- the LOC103988920 gene encoding ACT domain-containing protein ACR6 isoform X1 encodes MTGSCQVVDVDDDEYAKLVRRMNPPRVVIDNDACDHATVIRVDSVNKHGILLEVVQVLTDLNLVITKAYISSDGSWFMDVFNVTDRDGNKIWDEEIISYIQKSLGSDACFFPKLRSSAGVMPSNEHTFVELTGTDRPGLLSEICAVLANSKCNVVKAELWTHNARVAAVVRVTDESTRRAVEDPEKLSMIKELLCNVLKGSRTASMTVSMGHTHTERRLHQMMFSNRDYERIGATQGDDKSWPQVAVMDCSEKDYSVVIMRSKDRPKLLFDTLCTLTDMQYVVHHGTVDSGEEEAYQEYYIRHVDGHPISSEAERQRVIDCLEAAIERRATEGLELVLRTEDRIGLLSDITRIFRENGLTITRAEISTEDGKAFDTFFLSEMSGNPVEAKTIDSISRQLGHMIVRLKQNPLLASKSPEVAGAAGFLFGNLFKASFQSFWLVGSSYS; translated from the exons ATGACGGGGAGCTGTCAGGTGGTGGATGTGGATGATGATGAGTATGCCAAGCTCGTCAGGAGGATGAACCCACCAAG GGTCGTGATAGATAATGATGCCTGTGATCACGCTACTGTTATTCGG GTGGATAGTGTTAACAAGCATGGGATTCTGCTAGAGGTGGTTCAAGTCCTCACTGATCTGAACCTTGTAATCACGAAGGCTTATATTTCTTCGGATGGAAGTTGGTTTATGGATG TATTTAATGTGACCGATAGAGATGGGAATAAAATATGGGACGAAGAGATCATCTCTTACATACAAAAG TCCTTAGGATCGGATGCTTGCTTCTTCCCCAAACTCAGGAGTTCAGCTGGTGTGATGCCATCGAATGAGCACACCTTCGTCGAGCTGACTGGCACAGACAGGCCCGGCTTGCTATCTGAAATATGTGCTGTGCTTGCAAACAGCAAGTGTAATGTGGTGAAAGCTGAGTTATGGACTCACAACGCCAGGGTTGCAGCGGTGGTTCGTGTCACCGATGAGTCGACCAGGAGAGCAGTTGAGGACCCCGAGAAACTCTCCATGATCAAAGAGCTCCTCTGCAATGTTCTCAAGGGCTCGAGGACCGCGAGTATGACGGTCTCAATGGGACACACTCACACCGAGAGGAGGTTGCATCAGATGATGTTCAGCAATCGAGACTACGAGAGAATTGGTGCGACACAAGGAGACGATAAATCATGGCCTCAGGTTGCTGTGATGGACTGCTCCGAGAAGGATTATTCTGTAGTCATCATGAGGTCGAAAGACCGACCGAAGCTTCTCTTTGATACTCTTTGCACGCTCACAGATATGCAATATGTTGTGCATCATGGCACGGTTGACTCAGGAGAGGAAGAAGCTTATCAG GAATACTACATCAGACATGTTGACGGGCACCCCATAAGTTCAGAGGCCGAACGACAACGTGTGATCGATTGCCTCGAGGCAGCCATCGAGAGAAGAGCTACAGAG GGATTGGAGTTGGTGCTGAGGACAGAAGACAGAATCGGATTGCTTTCGGATATTACAAGGATATTCCGAGAAAATGGCTTGACAATTACAAGGGCAGAAATTTCGACTGAGGATGGAAAGGCATTTGACACTTTCTTTCTTTCAGAGATGTCGGGCAATCCTGTGGAAGCCAAGACAATAGATTCAATAAGTAGGCAGCTCGGGCACATGATTGTGAGGTTGAAGCAGAATCCTCTTCTTGCTTCAAAGTCTCCTGAAGTTGCCGGTGCTGCCGGTTTCCTCTTTGGGAATCTCTTCAAGGCTTCCTTTCAGAGCTTTTGGCTGGTTGGATCCTCCTACTCATGA
- the LOC135677783 gene encoding nuclear transport factor 2B-like: MDQDGVAKAFVDHYYQTFDSNRAALGRLYQDGSMLTFEGAKIQGAAAIAAELTSLPLQQCAHAISTIDCQPSGPTGGILVFVSGSLQLGGEQHSLKFSQMFHLMPTPQGSFYVLNDIFRLNYA; this comes from the exons ATGGATCAGGACGGGGTAGCGAAGGCGTTTGTGGACCACTACTACCAGACGTTCGACAGCAACCGGGCGGCGCTCGGCAGGCTTTACCAGGACGGCTCCATGCTCACCTTCGAGGGCGCCAAGATCCAGGGGGCGGCCGCCATTGCCGCCGAGCTCACCTCCCTCCCCCTCCAGCAGTGCGCCCACGCCATCTCCACCATCGACTGCCAGCCATCCGGCCCTACCGGCGGCATTCTCGTCTTCGTCAGCGGCTCCCTCCAGCTCGGCGGCGAGCAGCATTCCCTCAAATTCAGCCAG ATGTTCCATCTGATGCCAACACCTCAAGGGAGCTTCTACGTGCTGAATGACATATTCCGTCTAAACTATGCCTGA
- the LOC103988920 gene encoding ACT domain-containing protein ACR4 isoform X2 — translation MDVFNVTDRDGNKIWDEEIISYIQKSLGSDACFFPKLRSSAGVMPSNEHTFVELTGTDRPGLLSEICAVLANSKCNVVKAELWTHNARVAAVVRVTDESTRRAVEDPEKLSMIKELLCNVLKGSRTASMTVSMGHTHTERRLHQMMFSNRDYERIGATQGDDKSWPQVAVMDCSEKDYSVVIMRSKDRPKLLFDTLCTLTDMQYVVHHGTVDSGEEEAYQEYYIRHVDGHPISSEAERQRVIDCLEAAIERRATEGLELVLRTEDRIGLLSDITRIFRENGLTITRAEISTEDGKAFDTFFLSEMSGNPVEAKTIDSISRQLGHMIVRLKQNPLLASKSPEVAGAAGFLFGNLFKASFQSFWLVGSSYS, via the exons ATGGATG TATTTAATGTGACCGATAGAGATGGGAATAAAATATGGGACGAAGAGATCATCTCTTACATACAAAAG TCCTTAGGATCGGATGCTTGCTTCTTCCCCAAACTCAGGAGTTCAGCTGGTGTGATGCCATCGAATGAGCACACCTTCGTCGAGCTGACTGGCACAGACAGGCCCGGCTTGCTATCTGAAATATGTGCTGTGCTTGCAAACAGCAAGTGTAATGTGGTGAAAGCTGAGTTATGGACTCACAACGCCAGGGTTGCAGCGGTGGTTCGTGTCACCGATGAGTCGACCAGGAGAGCAGTTGAGGACCCCGAGAAACTCTCCATGATCAAAGAGCTCCTCTGCAATGTTCTCAAGGGCTCGAGGACCGCGAGTATGACGGTCTCAATGGGACACACTCACACCGAGAGGAGGTTGCATCAGATGATGTTCAGCAATCGAGACTACGAGAGAATTGGTGCGACACAAGGAGACGATAAATCATGGCCTCAGGTTGCTGTGATGGACTGCTCCGAGAAGGATTATTCTGTAGTCATCATGAGGTCGAAAGACCGACCGAAGCTTCTCTTTGATACTCTTTGCACGCTCACAGATATGCAATATGTTGTGCATCATGGCACGGTTGACTCAGGAGAGGAAGAAGCTTATCAG GAATACTACATCAGACATGTTGACGGGCACCCCATAAGTTCAGAGGCCGAACGACAACGTGTGATCGATTGCCTCGAGGCAGCCATCGAGAGAAGAGCTACAGAG GGATTGGAGTTGGTGCTGAGGACAGAAGACAGAATCGGATTGCTTTCGGATATTACAAGGATATTCCGAGAAAATGGCTTGACAATTACAAGGGCAGAAATTTCGACTGAGGATGGAAAGGCATTTGACACTTTCTTTCTTTCAGAGATGTCGGGCAATCCTGTGGAAGCCAAGACAATAGATTCAATAAGTAGGCAGCTCGGGCACATGATTGTGAGGTTGAAGCAGAATCCTCTTCTTGCTTCAAAGTCTCCTGAAGTTGCCGGTGCTGCCGGTTTCCTCTTTGGGAATCTCTTCAAGGCTTCCTTTCAGAGCTTTTGGCTGGTTGGATCCTCCTACTCATGA